The following are encoded together in the Humulus lupulus chromosome 5, drHumLupu1.1, whole genome shotgun sequence genome:
- the LOC133834838 gene encoding protein CYCLOPS-like isoform X2 → MEGRELSDLYRNSSEELFLRSYMESSVGPSVPSIDVLGFRNLSQNFRTDSEELFKSWLTNGENNSFNTSGIAHRTRQGSRRISTEISNLIGQQHVGILQKKRSNDIIYPQNNASADDISGSVNHHSIRNAAEKGLQASELYLAKAWFHSSQPMTRSRSSELRRKYAAMQSSQSAVGLLHHASAHGISTMNEDYAYLNGFNGSSACEIPNQMDTFMSPSNSSSSTFNNPPVGEIDKVSSVVNMLKGTLERKKLNNHIGKEILEDNSCNGIFPAREVAINVNFSQGQSNQINEKPFTFHDVSPNQVKDFGVVQINDGSMNLDMEGFVNSTNPIQSSRGSQEPSQSESSAAAPVVSSGFDACDGPSNSGQAISVSETSRKQSRNRSSENGSRAKDIRERIIGNLKDDRKRGSLHRHGSVTSAISGN, encoded by the exons ATGGAAGGAAGGGAGCTTTCAGACTTATATAGGAACTCCAGTGAGGAGTTATTTCTGAGATCTTATATGGAGAGTTCAGTGGGACCTTCTGTTCCATCCATTGATGTTCTGGGGTTTAGGAATCTATCTCAAAACTTTCGGACGGACAGTGAGGAGCTTTTCAAAAGCTGGCTAACTAATGGAGAG AATAATTCCTTCAACACGTCCGGTATAGCACATCGTACTCGGCAAGGATCGCGAAG GATATCTACTGAAATATCTAATTTGATTGGTCAGCAACATGTTGGTATACTCCAAAAGAAAAGAAGCAATGACATTATATATCCTCAAAATAACGCCTCAGCTGATGATATTTCTGGCAGTGTCAATCATCACTCAATCAG gaATGCAGCTGAAAAGGGATTACAGGCTAGTGAGTTATATCTGGCCAAG GCTTGGTTTCATAGTTCTCAACCAATGACAAGAAGTCGATCCTCTGAATTGCG GAGGAAGTATGCTGCAATGCAAAGTTCACAATCAGCAGTCGGTCTGCTACACCATGCTTCTGCACATGGTATCagcacaatgaatgaagattatGCATATCTGAATGGATTCAATGGCTCCTCAGCGTGTGAGATACCCAACCAAATGGATACATTTATGTCTCCATCTAATTCTTCCTCCTCTACATTTAACAACCCACCAGTGGGTGAAATTGATAAAGTGTCTTCTGTCGTAAATATGCTTAAGGGAACATTAGAACGCAAGAAGCTCAACAATCATATTGGAAAAGAAATTCTTGAAGATAATAGCTGTAATGGGATTTTTCCCGCTCGAGAAGTCGCCATCAATGTGAACTTCAGTCAAGGACAAAGTAACCAGATTAATGAGAAGCCCTTTACTTTTCATGATGTATCCCCTAACCAAGTTAAGGATTTTGGAGTTGTACAAATAAATGATGGATCAATGAATCTTGATATGGAAGGTTTTGTAAATTCGACAAATCCGATTCAATCAAGCAGAGGTTCCCAAGAACCTTCTCAAAGTGAATCTTCTGCAGCTGCACCAGTAGTTTCATCTGGCTTCGATGCATGTGATGGTCCCAGTAACTCTGGACAAGCTATTAGTGTTTCTGAGACCTCAAGGAAACAATCTAGAAATAGAAGTTCAGAAAATGGTTCTAGAGCTAAAG ATATCAGAGAACGGATTATTGGTAATTTGAAAGATGATCGAAAG AGGGGAAGCCTACATCGACATGGATCTGTGACATCTGCTATTTCAGGCAA TTGA
- the LOC133834838 gene encoding protein CYCLOPS-like isoform X1 yields the protein MEGRELSDLYRNSSEELFLRSYMESSVGPSVPSIDVLGFRNLSQNFRTDSEELFKSWLTNGENNSFNTSGIAHRTRQGSRRISTEISNLIGQQHVGILQKKRSNDIIYPQNNASADDISGSVNHHSIRNAAEKGLQASELYLAKAWFHSSQPMTRSRSSELRRKYAAMQSSQSAVGLLHHASAHGISTMNEDYAYLNGFNGSSACEIPNQMDTFMSPSNSSSSTFNNPPVGEIDKVSSVVNMLKGTLERKKLNNHIGKEILEDNSCNGIFPAREVAINVNFSQGQSNQINEKPFTFHDVSPNQVKDFGVVQINDGSMNLDMEGFVNSTNPIQSSRGSQEPSQSESSAAAPVVSSGFDACDGPSNSGQAISVSETSRKQSRNRSSENGSRAKDIRERIIGNLKDDRKRGSLHRHGSVTSAISVDKEDTTKKRRVERSRKMAEAKERILSPVVPSDIQSILKRCENLEKEVRSLKLNLSFMNRKDSEQTKQIEELQQQNEDLLDEKECLIEEIKRIMSETDKI from the exons ATGGAAGGAAGGGAGCTTTCAGACTTATATAGGAACTCCAGTGAGGAGTTATTTCTGAGATCTTATATGGAGAGTTCAGTGGGACCTTCTGTTCCATCCATTGATGTTCTGGGGTTTAGGAATCTATCTCAAAACTTTCGGACGGACAGTGAGGAGCTTTTCAAAAGCTGGCTAACTAATGGAGAG AATAATTCCTTCAACACGTCCGGTATAGCACATCGTACTCGGCAAGGATCGCGAAG GATATCTACTGAAATATCTAATTTGATTGGTCAGCAACATGTTGGTATACTCCAAAAGAAAAGAAGCAATGACATTATATATCCTCAAAATAACGCCTCAGCTGATGATATTTCTGGCAGTGTCAATCATCACTCAATCAG gaATGCAGCTGAAAAGGGATTACAGGCTAGTGAGTTATATCTGGCCAAG GCTTGGTTTCATAGTTCTCAACCAATGACAAGAAGTCGATCCTCTGAATTGCG GAGGAAGTATGCTGCAATGCAAAGTTCACAATCAGCAGTCGGTCTGCTACACCATGCTTCTGCACATGGTATCagcacaatgaatgaagattatGCATATCTGAATGGATTCAATGGCTCCTCAGCGTGTGAGATACCCAACCAAATGGATACATTTATGTCTCCATCTAATTCTTCCTCCTCTACATTTAACAACCCACCAGTGGGTGAAATTGATAAAGTGTCTTCTGTCGTAAATATGCTTAAGGGAACATTAGAACGCAAGAAGCTCAACAATCATATTGGAAAAGAAATTCTTGAAGATAATAGCTGTAATGGGATTTTTCCCGCTCGAGAAGTCGCCATCAATGTGAACTTCAGTCAAGGACAAAGTAACCAGATTAATGAGAAGCCCTTTACTTTTCATGATGTATCCCCTAACCAAGTTAAGGATTTTGGAGTTGTACAAATAAATGATGGATCAATGAATCTTGATATGGAAGGTTTTGTAAATTCGACAAATCCGATTCAATCAAGCAGAGGTTCCCAAGAACCTTCTCAAAGTGAATCTTCTGCAGCTGCACCAGTAGTTTCATCTGGCTTCGATGCATGTGATGGTCCCAGTAACTCTGGACAAGCTATTAGTGTTTCTGAGACCTCAAGGAAACAATCTAGAAATAGAAGTTCAGAAAATGGTTCTAGAGCTAAAG ATATCAGAGAACGGATTATTGGTAATTTGAAAGATGATCGAAAG AGGGGAAGCCTACATCGACATGGATCTGTGACATCTGCTATTTCAG TTGACAAGGAGGACACAACCAAGAAGCGTAGGGTGGAGCGATCACGAAA AATGGCAGAAGCAAAAGAAAGAATTTTAAGTCCCGTTGTTCCATCCGATATCCAATCCATTCTAAAGCGGTGTGAAAATCTTGAGAAGGAAGTGCGATCACTAAAGCTCAACTTGTCCTTCATGAACAG GAAGGATTCTGAGCAGACCAAGCAGATCGAGGAGCTTCAACAACAGAACGAGGATTTACTAGATGAAAAAGAATGCCTTATAGAAGAGATTAAGAGGATCATGTCGGAAACTGACAAAATATGA